A genomic segment from Drosophila willistoni isolate 14030-0811.24 chromosome 2L unlocalized genomic scaffold, UCI_dwil_1.1 Seg168, whole genome shotgun sequence encodes:
- the LOC124459846 gene encoding uncharacterized protein LOC124459846, translating into MHRVGEILEFTNVSQWNWVPTNLNPADLATKTNDANKYETWQHGPDYLLQDQHEWPKCDDLGPPNNAEVRHNILFIDNSPMELKLNAEYFSDWCRLYRALARFILYIEKLKAKQKKASPPIQVSYEMIQQARTSYCGMRSHLNSTQKFAT; encoded by the coding sequence ATGCACCGCGTGGGTGAAATACTGGAATTCACAAACGTTAGCCAATGGAACTGGGTTCCAACCAACCTTAACCCTGCAGATCTTGCTACTAAAACGAACGACGCCAATAAATATGAAACTTGGCAACACGGTCCAGACTATTTGCTGCAGGATCAACACGAGTGGCCAAAATGCGATGATTTGGGGCCACCAAACAATGCTGAAGTCAGGCATAACATACTCTTCATCGACAATTCGCCGATGGAGCTAAAACTTAACGCGGAATATTTTTCCGACTGGTGCAGGCTATATCGAGCTTTAGCGCGCTTTATTCTCTACATTGAGAAActgaaagcgaaacaaaagaaggCATCGCCACCTATACAGGTGTCTTACGAGATGATTCAGCAGGCACGCACATCCTACTGCGGCATGCGCAGTCATCTGAATTCAACCCAGAAATTCGCAACTTAA